From the genome of Caloenas nicobarica isolate bCalNic1 chromosome 14, bCalNic1.hap1, whole genome shotgun sequence, one region includes:
- the CPSF4 gene encoding cleavage and polyadenylation specificity factor subunit 4, with the protein MQELIASVDHIKFDLEVAVEQQLGAQPLPFPGMDKSGAAVCEFFLKAACGKGGMCPFRHISGEKTVVCKHWLRGLCKKGDQCEFLHEYDMTKMPECYFYSKFGECSNKECPFLHIDPESKIKDCPWYDRGFCKHGPLCRHRHTRRVICVNYLVGFCPEGPTCKFMHPRFELPMGTTEQPPLPQPTQTQQKRTPQVIGVMQSQNNNTGNRGPRPLEQVTCYKCGEKGHYANRCTKGHLAFLSGQ; encoded by the exons ATGCAGGAGCTCATCGCCAGCGTGGACCACATCAAGTTCGACCTGGAGGTGGCcgtggagcagcagctgggggcGCAGCCGCTGCCCTTCCCCGGCATGGACA AATCAGGTGCAGCTgtctgtgaattttttttaaaagcggCCTGTGGAAAAG GAGGCATGTGCCCGTTCCGACACATCAGCGGGGAAAAGACAGTTGTTTGCAAACACTGGCTACGAGGACTGTGCAAAAAGGGAGACCAGTGCGAGTTTCTGCACGAGTACGACATGACCAAGATGCCTGAGTGTTACTTCTACTCCAAATTTG GGGAATGCAGTAACAAAGAATGTCCGTTTTTGCACATCGACCCGGAATCTAAGATCAAAGACTGTCCCTGGTATGACAGAGGCTTCTGTAAACATG GTCCCCTCTGCAGACACCGGCACACTCGAAGAGTCATTTGTGTGAATTACCTTGTAGGATTCTGTCCGGAGGGGCCCACCTGTAAATTCATGCA CCCACGGTTTGAACTGCCAATGGGAACCACAGAGCAACCACCGCTGCCTCAACCGACACAGACCCAGCAAAAG AGAACACCTCAAGTCATTGGAGTCATGCAGTCGCAAAATAACAACACTGGGAACAGAGGACCCCGGCCGCTGGAGCAGGTCACCTGCTACAAG TGTGGTGAAAAAGGTCATTATGCCAACAGATGCACCAAAGGACATCTGGCCTTTCTCAGTGGGCAGTGA
- the ARPC1B gene encoding actin-related protein 2/3 complex subunit 1B produces MAYHSFLLEPISCHAWNKDRTQIALCPNNHEVHIYRKDGARWSKVHELKEHNGQVTGIDWAPESNRLVTCGTDRNAYVWTLKGNVWKPTLVILRINRAARCVKWSPKENKFAVGSGSRLISICYFEQENDWWVCKHIKKPIRSTVLSLDWHPNNVLLAAGSCDFKCRIFSAYIKEVEERPSPTPWGSKMPFGELMFESSSSCGWVHSICFSASGTRVAWVSHDSTLCLADASKKMAVASLCTETLPLLAVTFITENSLVAAGHDCCPMLFTYEESQGTLTFGGKLDVPKQSSQRGLTARERFQNLDKKASSDTVNASLDTLHKNSISQISVLAGGKANCSQFCTTGMDGGMSIWDVKSLESALKDLKIK; encoded by the exons ATGGCCTACCACAGCTTCCTGCTGGAGCCCATCAGCTGCCACGCCTGGAATAAGGACCGGACCC AGATCGCCCTCTGCCCCAACAACCATGAGGTCCACATCTACCGCAAGGACGGGGCCAGGTGGAGCAAAGTCCATGAGCTGAAGGAGCACAATGGGCAGGTGACAG GCATTGACTGGGCCCCTGAGAGCAACCGGCTGGTGACATGTGGGACTGACCGCAATGCCTACGTCTGGACCCTGAAGGGCAACGTCTGGAAACCCACCCTGGTCATCCTGCGGATCAACCGGGCCGCCCGCTGCGTCAAGTGGTCCCCCAAGGAGAACAAGTTTGCTGTGGGCAGCGGCTCCCGGCTCATCTCCATCTGCTACTTTGAGCAGGAGAATGACTG GTGGGTGTGCAAGCACATCAAGAAGCCCATCCGCTCGACGGTGCTCAGCCTCGACTGGCACCCCAACAATGTCCTCCTGGCCGCCGGCTCCTGCGACTTCAAGTGCCG gatCTTCTCAGCCTACATCAAGGAGGTGGAGGAGCGGCCCAGCCCCACGCCCTGGGGCTCCAAGATGCCCTTCGGGGAGCTGATGTTCGAGTCGAGCAGCAGCTGCGGGTGGGTGCACAGCATCTGCTTCTCGGCCAGCGGCACCCGCGTGGCCTGGGTGAGCCACGACAGCACCCTCTGCCTCGCCGACGCCAGCAAGAAGATGGC TGTCGCCTCCCTGTGCACGGAGACCCTGCCCCTCCTGGCTGTCACCTTCATCACCGAAAACAGCCTGGTGGCCGCG GGCCACGACTGCTGCCCAATGCTGTTCACCTACGAGGAGAGCCAGGGCACACTGACCTTCGGGGGGAAGCTGGACGTCCCCAAGCAGAGCTCCCAACGCGGCCTCACCGCCCGCGAGCGCTTCCAGAACCTGGACAAGAAAGCGAGCTCGGACACCGTCAACGCCTCGCTGGACACCCTGCATAAGAACAGCATCAG CCAGATCTCGGTGCTGGCAGGCGGGAAGGCCAACTGCTCGCAGTTCTGCACCACGGGGATGGACGGCGGCATGAGCATCTGGGATGTCAAG AGCCTGGAATCAGCACTGAAGGATCTCAAGATCAAATGA
- the BUD31 gene encoding protein BUD31 homolog, with protein sequence MPKVKRSRKPPPDGWELIEPTLDELDQKMREAETEPHEGKRKVESLWPIFRIHHQKTRYIFDLFYKRKAISRELYEYCIKEGYADKNLIAKWKKQGYENLCCLRCIQTRDTNFGTNCICRVPKSKLEVGRIIECTHCGCRGCSG encoded by the exons ATGCCCAAAGTGAAGCGGAGCAGGAAGCCTCCCCCGGATGGCTGGGAGCTGATTGAGCCAACACTGGACGAGCTGGATCAGAAGATGAGAGAAG CGGAGACAGAGCCTCAcgaagggaagaggaaagtgGAATCGCTTTGGCCCATCTTCAGAATTCACCACCAGAAGACACGTTACATCTTTGATCTCTTCtataaaagaaaagccatcAGCAGAG agctctaTGAGTACTGCATCAAGGAAGGATACGCTGACAAAAACCTGATTGCAAAGTGGAAGAAACAGGGTTACGAGAACCTCTGCTGCCTGCGCTGTATCCAGACGCGCGACACCAACTTCGGAACCAACTGCATCTGCAGGGTCCCCAAAAGCAAACTGGAAGTG GGGAGAATCATCGAGTGCACCCACTGTGGCTGCAGAGGCTGTTCTGGGTGA
- the PDAP1 gene encoding 28 kDa heat- and acid-stable phosphoprotein, protein MPKGGRKGGHKGRARQYTSPEEIDAQLQAEKQKAREEEEQEEGGEGATGDPKKEKKSLDSDESDEDDEDYQQKRKGVEGLIDIENPNRVIQTTKKVTQLDLDGPKELSRREREEIEKQKAKERYMKMHLAGKTEQAKADLARLAIIRKQREEAARKKEEERKAKDEAAMAGKRLQSLSLNK, encoded by the exons ATGCCGAAAGGAG GTAGAAAAGGAGGCCACAAAGGCCGAGCAAGACAGTACACGAGTCCTGAAGAGATTGATGCCCAGCtccaagcagaaaagcagaaggcgAGG GAAGAAGAGGAACAAGAAGAAGGAGGCGAAGGAGCAacaggggaccccaaaaaggAGAAGAAGTCTTTAGATTCCGATGAGAGTGATGAAGATGACGAGGACTATCAG CAAAAGCGCAAAGGAGTGGAAGGGTTGATAGACATAGAGAATCCCAATCGTGTAATTCAGACAACCAAAAAAGTCACTCAGCTGGACCTGGACGGACCCAAGGAGCTCTCACGACGGGAGCG AGAGGAGATagagaaacaaaaggcaaaagaaagatACATGAAAATGCACCTAGCTGGTAAAACAGAACAAGCGAAGGCCGATCTCGCCCGACTAGCCATCATTCggaagcaaagggaagaagctgccagaaagaaagaagaagaaagaaaag CAAAAGACGAGGCGGCCATGGCAGGTAAAAGACTGCAGTCACTATCCCTTAACAAGTAA
- the PTCD1 gene encoding pentatricopeptide repeat-containing protein 1, mitochondrial, which translates to MGSLRLLVPPCRWARSALRRWAAPAQPPHPLRSPLPGWRPLSSSQAARTAAGGGQREIEGGGCAEAVGEEEEEEDDDEGVEFGTLSSKFSSRKYYHKTTSWFKDLKLQDEGEDEPERKPRRGPKNTPYWYFLQCKALIKDDKLAEALEMFEVQMLKEECVRPTESNYTVLIGGCGRVGYVKKAFRLYNDMKKRGLTPSEATYTALFNACAESPWKDSGLQSALQLRQQLQSKNEELNLITYHALLKVCALCSDLRMCLDVLKEIVHKGHIPTAKTFSFLLMSCIKDSESGFRYALQVWRQMTKLGIKADSHTYNLMLRAARDCGIGDPVVASELLLRPARENSPQLRLTAGRQKEKVKSQRKKGSESAAAVQLDVEAMEKQIFWESLVQPKELIQQQNKDRNQAETEPEALDGPGGAPSRTGALMRRDQNKMEQEQMHLEQKLHFCNLPNLLDSWVPDAAMVSLGTVATPSHRLALMGDVEGFLSKMKQDNAEPNIKTFTLLAELVEPQSPSESSLLALLDERKVKVDVTFFNALIRKKSKQGDLEGAKSVLPALVKRGLSPNLQTFCNLAIACHQEKDGLQLLSDLKRSGVTPNKYIYSTLIAGAVRQLNYQYLTEILRDMRNNQVPPNEVIIRQLEFAAQYPPKFDRYKSKNSYLEKIDGFRGYYYRWLKVMAGEETPHPWAKYRTAKPADDKNEEDVQDQPGQK; encoded by the exons ATGGGGTCCCTGCGGCTGCTCGTCCCGCCGTGCCGCTGGGCCCGCTCCGCTCTCCGGCGGTGGGCAgcccccgcgcagcccccgcaTCCTCTCCGATCCCCGCTGCCGGGCTGGAGGCCGCTCAGCTCCTCACAGGCGGCCCGCACGGCGGCCGGTGGCGGCCAGAGGGAGATCGAGGGCGGCGGCTGCGCCGAAGCTGttggtgaggaggaggaggaggaggatgacgATGAAGGTGTGGAGTTCGGGACGCTGTCAAGTAAATTTTCTTCCAGGAAATATTATCATAAAACCACGTCGTGGTTTAAGGATTTGAAGCTTCAAGATGAGGGGGAGGACGAACCAGAAAGAAAACCCCGGCGGGGGCCCAAGAACACCCCGTACTGGTACTTCTTGCAATGCAAAGCCCTCATCAAGGACGATAAG CTGGCGGAGGCTCTGGAGATGTTTGAGGTGCAGATGCTGAAGGAAGAGTGTGTGCGGCCAACAGAAAGTAATTACACGGTTCTAATTGGCGGCTGTGGCAGGGTTGGCTACGTGAAAAAGGCGTTCAGGCTCTACAATGAT aTGAAAAAACGAGGCTTAACTCCCAGTGAGGCCACTTACACAGCCCTGTTCAACGCCTGTGCTGAATCCCCGTGGAAGGACTCGGGGCTGCAGAGCGCTCTGCAGTTAcggcagcagctccagagcaAAAATGAGGAGCTGAACCTGATCACGTACCATGCGCTGCTGAAGGTCTGTGCCCTCTGCTCCGACCTCAGGATGTGCTTGGATGTACTAAAG GAAATCGTACACAAGGGTCACATTCCCACAGCCAAGACTTTCAGCTTCCTTCTCATGAGCTGCATCAAGGACAGCGAAAGTGGCTTCCGCTACGCCTTACAG GTTTGGAGACAAATGACTAAGCTTGGAATCAAGGCCGACAGCCACACATACAATTTGATGCTTCGCGCTGCGAGAGACTGTGGAATAGGGGATCCGGTTGTGGCTTCCGAACTCCTGCTCAGACCCGCCCGTGAGAACTCGCCCCAGCTACGGCTCACAGCCgggaggcagaaggaaaaggtgaaAAGTCAGAGGAAGAAGGGATCAGAGAGCGCAGCTGCTGTCCAGCTGGATGTGGAAGCTatggaaaagcaaatattttgggAGAGTTTGGTGCAGCCTAAAGAACTGATCCAGCAACAAAATAAAGACAGGAATCAGGCTGAAACAGAACCAGAGGCTCTCGATGGCCCTGGTGGAGCTCCCAGCAGAACCGGAGCGCTGATGAGGAGAGACCAGAACAAGATGGAGCAGGAACAGATGCACCTAGagcaaaagctgcatttctgcaACCTGCCCAACTTGCTGGATTCCTGGGTGCCCGACGCAGCCATGGTTTCCTTGGGGACAGTGGCCACACCGTCCCATCGCCTGGCTCTGATGGGGGACGTGGAGGGCTTCTTGAGTAAAATGAAACAGGACAATGCAGAACCCAACATTAAAACATTTACTTTACTGGCCGAGCTGGTGGAACCCCAGAGCCCCTCGGAGTCCTCACTGCTGGCACTTCTAGATGAGCGTAAAGTGAAAGTAGACGTGACTTTCTTTAACGCTTtaataaggaagaaaagtaaaCAGGGAGACCTAGAAGGAGCAAAG AGTGTGCTGCCAGCTCTGGTGAAGAGGGGACTGTCACCAAACCTCCAGACGTTTTGTAACTTGGCGATTGCTTGCCACCAAGAGAAGGATGGACTGCAGTTACTGTCAGATTTAAAg AGGTCTGGAGTCACTCCCAACAAGTACATCTACAGCACCCTGATTGCTGGTGCCGTGAGGCAGCTGAATTACCAGTACCTCACAGAGATCCTGCGGGACATGAGGAACAACCAGGTGCCTCCCAATGAAGTTATCATCCGCCAGCTGGAGTTCGCGGCACAGTACCCTCCAAAATTTGACAGA TATAAGTCAAAGAACTCGTACCTGGAGAAAATCGATGGTTTCCGTGGCTACTACTATCGGTGGTTAAAAGTAATGGCAGGAGAGGAGACCCCCCACCCCTGGGCAAAATACAGAACAGCAAAACCTGCAGATGACAAAAATGAAGAGGATGTGCAAGACCAGCCAGGGCAGAAGTAG
- the ATP5MF gene encoding ATP synthase subunit f, mitochondrial, with product MAQPPVPLKDMKLMDVKLGQLPTWLAMRDYTPGGIVGAVRRGYDRYYNKYINVRKGGLGGISMLLASYVLVSYIWSYSHIKHDRHRRYH from the exons ATGGCGCAGCCGCCGG TTCCCCTCAAGGACATGAAACTGATGGACGTGAAGCTGGGCCAGCTGCCCACCTGGCTGGCCATGAGGGACTACACCCCCGGCGGCATCGTGGGGGCCGTGCGGAGAG GTTACGACAGATACTACAATAAATACATCAACGTCAGGAAGGGTGGCCTGGGTGGCATCTCCATGTTACTCGCTAGTTATGTTCTCGTCAGCTACATCTGGAGCTACAGTCACATCA AGCACGACCGCCACAGGAGGTACCACTGA